A genomic window from Pseudomonas argentinensis includes:
- the nudC gene encoding NAD(+) diphosphatase has protein sequence MAAHWQPGLLDGEQPGGLVLAHHRQHFLGDANGLLFPREWLKQQELPVIAEHGLGHFRGEPLYLLELQGKAELPGCQWQSLRQVMLEGDAELFQMLGFAAQIGTWASDNRFCGSCATAMLQVPGERAMQCPACNLRHYPRLSPSMIVLVTRGDQVLLARSPRFVSGVYSTLAGFVEAGESVEQCVVREVREEVGVEVCNIRYQGSQNWPFPHSLMLGFHADYAGGEIVMQEEEIEDARWFSIHALPPLPASRSIARYLIDAYVARRLGGADPVLPD, from the coding sequence ATGGCCGCGCATTGGCAACCCGGGCTGCTCGATGGTGAGCAGCCAGGCGGTTTGGTGCTGGCCCACCATCGCCAGCATTTTCTCGGCGATGCCAACGGCCTGCTGTTTCCCCGCGAGTGGCTGAAGCAGCAGGAGCTGCCGGTGATCGCCGAGCATGGCCTCGGCCATTTTCGCGGTGAGCCGCTCTACCTGCTCGAATTGCAGGGCAAGGCCGAGCTGCCGGGCTGCCAGTGGCAGTCGTTGCGCCAGGTGATGCTCGAAGGTGACGCCGAACTGTTCCAGATGCTCGGCTTCGCGGCGCAGATCGGTACCTGGGCCAGCGACAATCGCTTCTGTGGCAGCTGCGCCACGGCGATGCTGCAGGTGCCCGGCGAGCGTGCCATGCAGTGCCCGGCGTGCAACCTGCGCCACTATCCGCGGCTGTCGCCAAGCATGATCGTGCTGGTCACCCGCGGCGACCAGGTGCTGCTGGCCCGTTCCCCGCGCTTCGTCTCGGGGGTGTACAGCACCCTGGCCGGTTTCGTCGAAGCGGGCGAATCGGTGGAGCAGTGCGTGGTCCGCGAGGTACGCGAGGAAGTGGGCGTGGAAGTCTGCAATATCCGCTACCAGGGCAGCCAGAACTGGCCGTTCCCGCACTCGCTGATGCTCGGCTTCCATGCCGACTATGCCGGCGGCGAGATCGTCATGCAGGAAGAGGAGATCGAGGACGCCCGCTGGTTCTCGATCCATGCATTGCCGCCATTGCCGGCTTCGCGCTCGATCGCCCGTTACCTGATCGACGCCTACGTGGCACGCCGCCTAGGCGGCGCCGATCCAGTGCTGCCAGACTAG
- a CDS encoding ferrous iron transporter B: protein MVSGASSLGLVRDELFATIEEAEASLEQFIVERNNGALLQQAVDNLQQVRGTLNLIELTGAELLAQEVLDQATDIPAGVGNERDAQLAALSNALHVLRRYLEGLDAHRQEMPELLLPAINDLRQACKQPPLPESFFFSVRLDQARPRMAPPALDAAAKESEGRRLRQMYQVGLLGYIREQNPAASMKLMGRAMSRLDGLFANEPRGRLCWLGAAALEALNDGQLLPRKSRKQLFSRIDRELRQMLVNGSYEPPRSLLKELLYLVALSAGRGPLASEVRELFGITALPFTDHLLEEEYQRLAGPGKAVIRSLSSAIREELASVKDLLDLGERGTLQEDGLTSLHALLGKLSKTLAMVGLSSAGNSLANQLPTVSAWCEGAPVESQQLIALADAVLYVEGMVATLERGERVATPRVEPEVCTFAQHQLFEARVVVLDEARAGLALAKRAITAYLESSGDRMHLSNVPFSLQAVRGGLWFLGQERAAALVGACADYIQTQMLDTDQMPAEARLEVLADALSSLEYYLEADTGLAQPSVLDLAAESVRALGHEVAA, encoded by the coding sequence ATGGTTTCTGGAGCATCGTCACTGGGGCTGGTTCGCGACGAACTGTTCGCCACGATCGAAGAGGCCGAAGCGAGCCTCGAGCAGTTTATCGTCGAGCGCAATAACGGCGCCCTGTTGCAGCAGGCGGTCGATAACCTGCAGCAGGTGCGCGGCACGCTCAACCTGATCGAACTGACCGGCGCGGAATTGCTCGCCCAGGAAGTGCTCGACCAGGCCACCGACATCCCCGCCGGCGTCGGCAACGAGCGCGATGCGCAGCTGGCGGCGCTGAGCAATGCGCTGCATGTGCTGCGCCGCTACCTCGAAGGGCTGGATGCCCACCGCCAGGAAATGCCCGAACTGCTGCTGCCGGCGATCAACGACCTGCGCCAGGCGTGCAAGCAGCCGCCGTTGCCCGAGAGCTTCTTCTTCAGCGTACGCCTTGACCAGGCCCGGCCGCGCATGGCGCCGCCGGCGCTGGACGCCGCCGCCAAGGAGAGCGAAGGCCGCCGCTTGCGGCAGATGTACCAGGTCGGCCTGCTGGGCTATATCCGCGAGCAGAACCCGGCGGCCAGCATGAAGCTGATGGGCCGGGCCATGAGCCGCCTGGATGGGCTGTTCGCCAACGAGCCGCGGGGGCGCCTGTGCTGGCTCGGCGCGGCCGCCCTGGAAGCGCTGAACGATGGCCAGCTGCTGCCGCGCAAGTCGCGCAAGCAACTGTTCTCACGCATTGACCGGGAACTGCGGCAGATGCTGGTCAACGGCTCCTACGAGCCGCCACGCAGCCTGCTCAAGGAGTTGCTGTATCTGGTGGCGCTGTCCGCCGGGCGCGGCCCGCTGGCGAGCGAGGTGCGCGAGCTGTTCGGCATCACCGCGCTGCCCTTTACCGATCACCTGCTCGAAGAGGAATACCAGCGCCTCGCCGGGCCCGGCAAGGCGGTGATACGCTCGTTGAGCTCGGCGATTCGCGAGGAGCTGGCCAGCGTCAAGGATCTGCTCGACCTGGGTGAGCGCGGCACCCTGCAGGAAGACGGCCTGACCAGCCTGCATGCGCTGCTCGGCAAGCTGAGCAAGACCCTGGCAATGGTCGGCCTGAGCTCGGCGGGCAATTCACTGGCCAACCAGTTGCCAACGGTCAGTGCCTGGTGTGAGGGCGCGCCGGTCGAGTCGCAGCAGCTGATCGCCCTGGCAGACGCCGTACTCTACGTCGAAGGCATGGTGGCGACCCTCGAGCGTGGCGAGCGCGTAGCCACGCCGCGGGTCGAACCCGAGGTGTGCACCTTCGCCCAGCACCAGCTGTTCGAGGCGCGCGTCGTGGTGCTCGACGAAGCCCGTGCCGGCCTGGCCCTGGCCAAGCGAGCGATTACCGCGTACCTGGAATCGTCCGGCGACCGCATGCACCTGTCCAACGTGCCGTTCAGCCTGCAGGCCGTGCGCGGAGGCCTGTGGTTCCTCGGCCAGGAGCGCGCAGCGGCGCTGGTGGGCGCCTGCGCCGACTACATCCAGACGCAGATGCTCGATACCGACCAGATGCCCGCCGAGGCGCGCCTGGAAGTGCTGGCCGATGCCCTGAGCAGCCTGGAGTACTACCTGGAGGCCGACACCGGCCTGGCCCAGCCCAGCGTGCTGGACCTGGCAGCCGAGAGCGTGCGCGCCCTGGGCCACGAGGTGGCCGCCTGA
- a CDS encoding crotonase/enoyl-CoA hydratase family protein — MPHYQAFRVELQDKIAHVVIDRADKINAMNAAFWTEIIDIFRWADESDDVRVVVLSGAGKHFSSGIDLNLLAQVSSQLGKDVGRNAQRLRRKIVELQASFNAVDQCSKPVLAAIQGYCLGGAIDLISACDMRYCSADVQFAIKEIDIGMAADVGTLQRLPRLIGDGMLRELAYTGRVVEAAEARQIGLVNRVFETHDTLLAGVMDIARAIAAKSPVAVRGTKEMIRYMRDHRVDDGLEYVATWNAAMLQSADLRVAMMAHMNKQNPEFAD, encoded by the coding sequence ATGCCGCACTATCAGGCTTTTCGCGTCGAATTACAGGACAAGATCGCCCATGTGGTGATTGACCGGGCGGACAAGATCAATGCGATGAACGCCGCCTTCTGGACGGAAATCATCGATATCTTCCGCTGGGCCGACGAAAGCGACGACGTTCGCGTGGTGGTGCTCTCCGGGGCCGGCAAGCACTTTTCCTCCGGCATCGACCTCAACCTGCTGGCACAGGTCAGCAGCCAGCTGGGCAAGGATGTCGGCCGCAATGCGCAAAGGCTGCGCCGCAAGATTGTCGAACTGCAGGCCTCCTTCAACGCCGTCGACCAGTGCAGCAAGCCGGTGCTGGCCGCCATCCAGGGCTACTGCCTGGGCGGCGCGATCGACCTGATCAGCGCGTGCGACATGCGCTATTGCAGCGCGGACGTGCAGTTCGCCATCAAGGAAATCGACATCGGCATGGCTGCCGATGTCGGCACCCTGCAGCGGCTGCCGCGCCTGATCGGCGATGGCATGCTGCGCGAGCTGGCCTACACCGGGCGCGTCGTCGAGGCCGCCGAAGCGCGGCAGATCGGCCTGGTGAACCGCGTATTCGAGACCCACGACACATTGCTGGCCGGCGTGATGGACATTGCCCGGGCGATCGCCGCAAAATCGCCGGTTGCCGTGCGTGGCACCAAGGAAATGATTCGCTACATGCGCGATCACCGGGTCGACGACGGCCTCGAATACGTCGCCACCTGGAACGCCGCCATGCTGCAGTCGGCCGACCTGCGCGTGGCGATGATGGCCCATATGAACAAGCAGAATCCCGAGTTCGCTGATTGA
- a CDS encoding Orn/Lys/Arg decarboxylase N-terminal domain-containing protein — translation MYKDLKFPVLIVHRDIKADTVAGERVRAIAAELEQDGFTILSTASSAEGHIVASTHHGLACILVAAEGAGENRHLLQDMVELIRIARRRAPQLPIFALGEQVTIENAPAEAMADLNQLRGILYLFEDTVPFLARQVARAARNYLDGLLPPFFKALVQHTSQSNYSWHTPGHGGGVAYRKSPVGQAFHQFFGENTLRSDLSVSVPELGSLLDHTGPLAAAEERAARNFGADHTYFVINGTSTANKIVWHSMVGRDDLVLVDRNCHKSILHAIIMTGAIPLYLSPERNELGIIGPIPLSEFTRESIQAKIDASPLARGRAPKVKLAVVTNSTYDGLCYNAELIKRTLGDSVEVLHFDEAWYAYAAFHEFYAGRYGMGTTREAAGPMVFTTHSTHKLLAAFSQASMIHVQDGGVRQLDRDRFNEAFMMHISTSPQYGIIASLDVASAMMEGPAGRSLIQETFDEALSFRRALANLGQSLSSEDWWFSIWQPPQTEGTDDVSTPDWLLQPEADWHGFGDVAEDYVLLDPIKVTLVMPGLTAGGRLDERGIPAAVVSKFLWERGLVVEKTGLYSFLVLFSMGITKGKWSTLLTELLEFKRSYDANLPLSSVLPSVAREGALRYQGMGLRDLCDALHDCYRENATAKSLKRMYTVLPEIALKPADAYDQLVRGEVEEVLVDDVEGRIAAVMLVPYPPGIPLIMPGERFTAQTRSIIDYLRFAQAFEQRFPGFDADVHGLQRHEGEQGSYYTVDCIIEQ, via the coding sequence ATGTACAAAGACCTCAAGTTCCCGGTACTCATCGTTCATCGTGACATCAAGGCCGATACCGTGGCCGGCGAGCGGGTGCGGGCCATCGCCGCCGAGCTGGAACAGGACGGTTTCACCATTCTGTCCACCGCCAGTTCGGCGGAAGGCCATATCGTCGCCTCGACCCACCACGGCCTGGCCTGCATCCTGGTCGCCGCCGAAGGCGCCGGGGAGAACCGCCACCTGCTGCAGGACATGGTCGAGCTGATCCGCATCGCCCGGCGCCGCGCGCCGCAGCTGCCGATCTTCGCCCTCGGCGAGCAGGTCACCATCGAGAACGCGCCGGCCGAAGCCATGGCCGACCTCAACCAGCTGCGCGGCATTCTCTACCTGTTCGAGGACACCGTGCCGTTTCTGGCCCGCCAGGTGGCCCGCGCTGCGCGCAATTACCTCGACGGCCTGCTACCGCCGTTCTTCAAGGCGCTGGTGCAGCACACCTCGCAGTCCAACTATTCCTGGCACACGCCGGGGCACGGCGGCGGCGTGGCCTACCGCAAGAGCCCGGTGGGGCAGGCCTTTCACCAGTTCTTCGGTGAGAATACCCTGCGCTCCGACCTGTCGGTCTCGGTGCCCGAACTCGGCTCGCTGCTCGACCACACCGGCCCCCTGGCGGCTGCCGAGGAGCGCGCCGCGCGCAACTTCGGCGCCGACCACACCTACTTCGTGATCAACGGCACCTCGACCGCCAACAAGATCGTCTGGCACTCGATGGTCGGCCGCGACGACCTGGTGCTGGTCGACCGCAACTGCCACAAGTCGATCCTCCACGCGATCATCATGACCGGCGCGATTCCCCTGTACCTGTCGCCGGAACGCAACGAGCTGGGCATCATCGGGCCGATTCCGCTGAGTGAATTCACCCGCGAGTCGATCCAGGCCAAGATCGATGCCAGCCCGCTGGCCCGCGGGCGGGCGCCCAAGGTCAAGCTGGCGGTGGTGACCAACTCGACCTACGACGGCTTGTGCTACAACGCCGAGCTGATCAAGCGCACCCTGGGCGATTCGGTCGAAGTACTGCACTTCGACGAGGCCTGGTACGCCTACGCGGCGTTCCACGAGTTCTATGCCGGCCGCTACGGCATGGGCACCACCCGCGAGGCCGCCGGCCCCATGGTGTTCACCACCCATTCCACCCACAAGCTGCTCGCCGCCTTCAGCCAGGCGTCGATGATCCACGTGCAGGATGGCGGTGTACGCCAGCTCGACCGCGACCGCTTCAACGAAGCCTTCATGATGCACATCTCCACCTCGCCGCAGTACGGCATCATCGCCTCGCTGGATGTGGCCTCGGCGATGATGGAAGGGCCGGCCGGGCGCTCGCTGATCCAGGAAACCTTCGACGAGGCCCTGAGCTTCCGCCGTGCCCTGGCCAACCTGGGGCAGAGCCTGAGCAGCGAGGACTGGTGGTTCAGCATCTGGCAGCCGCCGCAGACCGAGGGCACCGACGACGTGTCGACGCCGGACTGGCTGCTGCAACCCGAAGCCGACTGGCATGGTTTCGGTGACGTCGCTGAAGACTACGTGCTGCTCGACCCGATCAAGGTCACCCTGGTGATGCCCGGCCTGACCGCCGGCGGCCGCCTCGACGAGCGCGGCATTCCCGCCGCGGTGGTCAGCAAGTTTCTCTGGGAGCGTGGTCTGGTGGTCGAGAAGACCGGCCTGTACTCGTTCCTGGTGCTGTTCTCCATGGGCATCACCAAGGGCAAGTGGAGCACGCTGCTGACCGAGCTGCTGGAGTTCAAGCGCAGCTACGACGCCAACCTGCCGCTGAGCTCGGTGCTGCCCTCGGTGGCCCGCGAAGGCGCGCTCCGCTACCAGGGCATGGGCCTGCGCGACCTGTGCGATGCGCTGCACGACTGCTACCGCGAGAACGCCACCGCCAAGTCCCTCAAGCGCATGTACACCGTGCTGCCGGAAATCGCCCTCAAGCCCGCCGATGCCTACGACCAGCTGGTGCGCGGCGAGGTGGAGGAGGTGCTGGTTGATGACGTCGAAGGGCGTATCGCCGCGGTGATGCTGGTGCCGTATCCGCCAGGTATCCCGCTGATCATGCCGGGCGAGCGCTTCACCGCGCAAACCCGCTCGATCATCGACTACCTGCGCTTCGCCCAGGCCTTCGAGCAGCGTTTCCCGGGTTTCGACGCCGATGTCCACGGCCTGCAGCGCCATGAGGGCGAGCAGGGCAGTTACTACACGGTGGACTGCATCATCGAGCAGTGA
- the dnaQ gene encoding DNA polymerase III subunit epsilon, with protein sequence MRRVVLDTETTGMPVNDGHRVIEIGCVEVEGRRLTGRHFHIYLQPDREIDEGAIAVHGITNEDLKDKPRFKDVADEFYEFVKGAQLIIHNAPFDIGFLNNEFALIGQHERADISSYCDVLDTLQMARERHPGQRNSLDALCKRYGVDNSGRELHGALLDSEILADVYLAMTGGQTNLSLAGEGAEGDGSGRQQATPIRRLPADRPRGVVLAASAEELAAHAARLAVIEKAAGAPALWAQMEAAEQGATAS encoded by the coding sequence GTGCGTAGAGTCGTACTGGATACTGAAACCACCGGTATGCCGGTAAACGATGGCCACCGGGTCATCGAGATCGGTTGCGTGGAAGTCGAGGGGCGGCGCCTGACCGGGCGGCATTTCCACATCTACCTGCAGCCGGATCGCGAGATCGACGAAGGTGCCATCGCGGTGCACGGCATCACCAACGAGGATCTCAAGGACAAGCCGCGCTTCAAGGACGTCGCCGACGAGTTCTACGAATTCGTCAAGGGCGCGCAGCTGATCATCCACAACGCGCCGTTCGACATCGGCTTCCTGAACAACGAATTCGCCCTGATCGGCCAGCACGAGCGCGCGGACATTTCGTCCTACTGCGACGTGCTCGACACCCTGCAGATGGCCCGTGAGCGTCACCCGGGCCAGCGCAACAGCCTCGATGCACTGTGCAAGCGCTACGGCGTCGACAACTCCGGCCGCGAGCTGCACGGCGCCTTGCTCGACTCGGAGATTCTCGCCGACGTCTACCTGGCGATGACCGGTGGGCAGACCAACCTGTCGCTGGCTGGCGAAGGCGCCGAGGGCGATGGCAGTGGTCGCCAGCAGGCCACGCCGATTCGTCGCCTGCCCGCCGACCGGCCCCGTGGCGTGGTGCTCGCCGCCAGTGCCGAAGAGCTGGCTGCCCATGCCGCACGCCTGGCGGTGATCGAAAAGGCTGCCGGGGCACCGGCCCTGTGGGCGCAGATGGAAGCTGCGGAGCAGGGTGCGACGGCCTCCTGA
- the rnhA gene encoding ribonuclease HI, with the protein MSDQVELYTDGACKGNPGVGGWGALLVFQGVEKELWGGEAVTTNNRMELMGAIRGLAELKRPCNVRLVTDSQYVMKGIKEWMPNWKKRGWKTAAKEPVKNADLWQQLDEQVNRHNVTWEWVRGHIGHPGNERADQLANRGVEDIRSMKRA; encoded by the coding sequence ATGTCCGATCAAGTTGAGCTTTACACCGACGGTGCCTGCAAGGGCAATCCGGGCGTCGGTGGCTGGGGGGCATTGCTGGTGTTCCAGGGTGTCGAGAAGGAATTGTGGGGCGGCGAGGCCGTGACCACCAACAACCGCATGGAGCTGATGGGCGCGATTCGCGGCCTGGCCGAGCTGAAGCGTCCGTGCAACGTGCGCCTGGTCACCGATTCGCAGTACGTCATGAAGGGCATCAAGGAATGGATGCCCAACTGGAAGAAACGCGGCTGGAAAACCGCGGCCAAGGAACCGGTGAAGAATGCCGACCTCTGGCAACAGCTGGACGAGCAGGTCAACCGCCACAACGTGACCTGGGAATGGGTGCGCGGCCATATCGGCCACCCCGGCAACGAGCGGGCCGACCAACTGGCCAACCGTGGCGTCGAAGATATCAGGAGCATGAAGCGTGCGTAG
- a CDS encoding class I SAM-dependent methyltransferase, with protein MTDNPFAQADADWLQLIGAARQWFTSPLGRLLLEQEQRLLDEELARFFGGYLVHYGPCAETSLETRQIQRSVRLGAPFAGVEIVCEEQSWPLVEHAADVVVLQHGLDFSQSPHGLLREAARSVRPGGHLLIVGINPMSAWGVRHLFAHDVLHDARCIAPGRLGDWLNLLGFALEKRRFGCYRPPLASAAWQARLASLERWGGAWQSPGGGFYVLVARKLVVGLRPLRQSRREPMGKLMPMPVAKLSRRDRDGA; from the coding sequence ATGACCGACAACCCTTTCGCCCAGGCCGATGCCGACTGGCTGCAGCTGATCGGCGCGGCCCGGCAATGGTTCACCAGCCCCCTGGGCCGCCTGCTGCTCGAGCAGGAACAGCGCCTGCTCGACGAAGAGCTGGCTCGGTTCTTCGGCGGCTACCTGGTGCATTACGGCCCCTGCGCCGAAACCTCCCTGGAAACCCGACAGATCCAGCGCAGCGTGCGCCTGGGCGCGCCATTCGCCGGGGTCGAAATCGTCTGCGAGGAGCAGTCCTGGCCGCTGGTCGAGCACGCGGCCGACGTGGTGGTATTGCAGCATGGCCTGGATTTCAGCCAGTCCCCCCATGGCTTGTTGCGCGAGGCCGCGCGCAGCGTGCGGCCCGGCGGGCACCTGCTGATCGTCGGTATCAACCCGATGAGCGCCTGGGGCGTGCGCCACCTGTTCGCCCACGACGTGTTGCACGATGCCCGCTGCATCGCTCCGGGGCGCCTCGGTGACTGGCTCAACCTGCTGGGCTTCGCGCTGGAGAAACGACGCTTCGGATGTTATCGTCCGCCGCTTGCTTCGGCGGCCTGGCAGGCTCGGCTGGCCTCCCTGGAGCGCTGGGGCGGCGCCTGGCAATCGCCGGGCGGCGGGTTTTACGTACTGGTGGCGCGCAAGCTGGTGGTCGGCCTGCGCCCGCTGCGCCAGTCCCGTCGCGAGCCGATGGGCAAGCTGATGCCCATGCCGGTGGCCAAGCTCAGCCGTCGCGACCGTGACGGCGCCTGA
- the gloB gene encoding hydroxyacylglutathione hydrolase has protein sequence MIKIEALSAFSDNYIWLLQDAQHKRVVVVDPGDAAPVQAWLQQQGDWTLSDILITHHHNDHVGGVEQLRRETGARVYGPASENIPGRDQALIDGDRIEVLGLALQVFAVPGHTLGHIAFHQPEQHWLFCGDTLFAAGCGRLFEGTPLQMHQSLQRLAELPDDTLIYCAHEYTLSNLRFARAVEPGNLQIAERLAQVEAWRQHGQISLPSKLKLERATNPFLRAAETSVKEMVASREGRAMASESEVFAALRAWKDRF, from the coding sequence ATGATCAAGATCGAAGCCCTCAGCGCATTCTCCGACAACTACATCTGGCTGCTGCAGGATGCGCAGCACAAGCGTGTCGTGGTGGTCGACCCTGGCGACGCGGCACCCGTGCAGGCCTGGCTGCAGCAACAGGGCGACTGGACCCTGAGCGATATCCTGATCACCCATCACCACAACGATCACGTCGGCGGCGTCGAACAGCTGCGCCGCGAAACCGGAGCGCGGGTCTACGGCCCGGCCAGCGAGAACATCCCGGGCCGCGACCAGGCGCTGATTGATGGCGACCGTATTGAAGTGCTGGGCCTGGCCCTGCAGGTTTTCGCGGTACCTGGCCACACCCTGGGCCATATCGCCTTCCATCAACCCGAGCAACACTGGTTGTTCTGCGGTGACACCCTGTTCGCTGCCGGCTGCGGTCGCCTGTTCGAGGGCACGCCCCTGCAGATGCACCAGTCGTTGCAGCGCCTGGCCGAACTGCCGGACGACACGCTCATCTATTGTGCCCATGAATACACCCTGAGCAACCTGCGCTTCGCCAGGGCCGTCGAGCCGGGCAACCTGCAGATCGCCGAGCGCTTGGCACAGGTCGAGGCGTGGCGTCAGCACGGGCAGATCAGCCTGCCGTCCAAGCTGAAGCTCGAACGGGCCACCAACCCGTTTTTGCGCGCCGCCGAAACATCGGTTAAAGAAATGGTAGCCAGCCGGGAAGGACGCGCCATGGCCAGCGAAAGCGAGGTTTTTGCCGCGCTGCGGGCCTGGAAGGATCGCTTCTGA
- a CDS encoding LysM peptidoglycan-binding domain-containing protein: MPSSRPNPLNSKALALRYPALALAVCAVLSGCQSLDQQQVEHGPTVDLSGRTPHQPLWIEGTAKAEQPKDIWERVRSGYQLQDAIGVNPRIEQQRLWFSSNPSFVEKAGERSNPYIHYIVERLEERNMPMELALLPMIESAYNPFAYSPADAVGLWQFIPSTGRNFNLRQTRWYDGRRDVTASTQAAMDYLARLHEMFNGDWLLALAAYNAGEGRVSRAIERNQKLGLPTDYWNLSLPQETQNYVPKLLALSQVVMAPDAYGVSLAPIANEPYFEEVELKQRMDLARVAALAEVDEDELYLLNPAFKKRITMDGPQHLLVPTQKVELLTANLSTLKPEERGLQEYVVRAGDNLHGIANRYELSVASIKALNQLSGNTLAVGQHLNLPTSLQALPGQAPQRAVNTAVASRNYTIRNGDNLWQIAKAHKVSVNDIQRWNALKGNSLSVGQTIRLQGGGSGTRTVAQRDGVTYYKVRKGDSLHLIAKRFKVQMKNLQSWNPRTGKALKPGQVLTLRLPD; encoded by the coding sequence ATGCCTTCTTCTCGACCTAACCCCTTGAATTCAAAGGCATTGGCCCTGCGTTATCCGGCGCTCGCCCTGGCGGTTTGTGCCGTGCTCAGCGGTTGCCAGAGCCTCGATCAACAGCAGGTCGAGCACGGGCCGACGGTAGATTTGAGCGGCAGAACGCCCCATCAGCCGTTGTGGATCGAAGGCACGGCCAAGGCCGAACAGCCCAAGGACATCTGGGAACGGGTGCGTTCCGGCTATCAGTTGCAGGATGCCATCGGCGTCAACCCGCGTATTGAGCAGCAGCGCCTGTGGTTCTCCAGCAACCCGTCGTTCGTGGAGAAGGCCGGGGAGCGCAGCAACCCCTACATTCATTACATCGTCGAGCGTCTCGAAGAGCGCAACATGCCGATGGAGCTGGCGCTCCTGCCGATGATCGAGAGTGCCTACAACCCTTTCGCCTACTCGCCGGCCGATGCCGTCGGCCTGTGGCAGTTCATCCCCTCCACGGGGCGCAATTTCAACCTGCGCCAGACCCGCTGGTACGACGGCCGCCGCGATGTCACCGCGTCCACCCAGGCGGCCATGGATTACCTGGCGCGCCTGCACGAGATGTTCAACGGTGACTGGTTGCTGGCCCTGGCGGCCTACAATGCCGGTGAAGGCCGCGTGAGCCGCGCCATCGAGCGCAACCAGAAGCTCGGCCTGCCGACCGACTACTGGAATCTGTCGCTGCCCCAGGAAACCCAGAACTACGTGCCCAAGCTGCTGGCCCTGTCCCAGGTGGTCATGGCGCCGGATGCCTATGGCGTGAGCCTGGCACCGATCGCCAACGAGCCCTACTTCGAGGAGGTGGAGCTCAAGCAGCGCATGGATCTGGCCCGCGTCGCCGCCCTGGCCGAGGTCGATGAAGACGAGCTGTACCTGCTCAATCCCGCCTTCAAGAAGCGCATAACCATGGACGGCCCGCAGCACCTGCTGGTGCCGACCCAGAAGGTCGAACTGCTGACGGCCAACCTGTCGACGCTCAAGCCCGAGGAGCGTGGCCTGCAGGAATACGTGGTGCGCGCCGGGGACAACCTGCACGGCATCGCCAACCGCTACGAGCTGAGCGTTGCCAGCATCAAGGCGCTCAACCAGCTCAGCGGCAATACCCTCGCCGTGGGTCAGCACCTGAACCTGCCGACCAGCCTGCAGGCGCTGCCTGGCCAGGCGCCGCAACGCGCCGTCAACACGGCCGTGGCCTCGCGCAACTACACCATTCGCAATGGTGACAACCTCTGGCAGATCGCCAAGGCCCACAAGGTGTCGGTCAACGATATCCAGCGCTGGAACGCCCTGAAAGGCAATTCGCTGAGCGTCGGGCAGACCATCAGGCTGCAGGGTGGCGGTTCCGGCACCAGAACCGTCGCCCAGCGTGACGGCGTCACCTACTACAAGGTGCGCAAGGGCGACTCCCTGCACCTGATCGCCAAGCGTTTCAAGGTGCAGATGAAGAACCTGCAGAGCTGGAACCCGCGCACCGGCAAGGCCCTGAAACCGGGTCAGGTGTTGACCCTGCGGCTGCCTGACTGA